A window of the Fusarium poae strain DAOMC 252244 chromosome 3, whole genome shotgun sequence genome harbors these coding sequences:
- a CDS encoding hypothetical protein (TransMembrane:8 (i180-202o214-233i288-312o324-344i454-473o485-505i557-579o878-898i)), with protein MGIYSSNADHNDKIVVGPYDDSRYTASSGLSYARQPSTQPASSTSQLVSSPLLSPPVARVSPGPSSPRSRSPASPRSFQSLDSPSSTGFPLSPFYPPSQENQFLNSPVSDGFYSQRMSGATDPRFATKAPNMMEMVLETPYFDTPPHTPGDTSFRSTDVLEPTEVPLNNGWRPWWLRRRVVSIFMGVCIMLGVIGEVVMWWLSQKDVDSNLKGLWTFGPVVVVSIVAILWARVEAQALLYMPWIVLDRKPTTVDETRRKQSHRTILLDYHSLGSFQALNAAFHNRHHLVVAAIAIKFLLRAQIVLSTAVFHAEIHVDGTSLLRARLGVLHAMAGTFLIISMALLPMLYHAPSPRGIAPRDPTSPAGTATLLTSSHQFLTRLSNTGHANMDTVAARLAGSWYTTELTQPGRRPEEMFQLRQHGGGSGPLCMNPPNVSPDTIATYRPWTQGTRAKIISIVASVVLIVGVCVIFGLKGKGEGLDVDDSIFVVWTCIPTIIFAAIAVFWTRIDIDNRRLAPFLKLTTTKHRFQESLGLSYMNEFGLHTAGKAMKTQDWAVFLAKCTAMLGWLMPIFTAGLFAVSQVAQTANLELRPETTFASTSKSLSSAVDGDIIDQVLIQQTPKYPRWTWEDVALPELSLVSHPSSWPLPNTELVAKVPGLRSKLNCETVSFDQGEGADLQCVPLRGSKKQSICGADQSRTALVASSCSQLPSSYPIKYVWGSCAGDGLISVMMCNQSLVEVTVDTTFRTEDLYINTNEIPIVNASSEQPSNVKADITSVYAAFDDVGADDKKLIGLDGFFRTLVLSRLPTTLERIVMPERQNSVSQAIRQLHGIIAAQAINGELIRRPLANKLRIRDDSQPIIPAHVDYVIPRLMQGNVQTFVLIGLLVFTLLFGLLSLRTASRGTLPKSPGSIAAQASLLADSSLWWRLPDGAEWMEDDDLARCLRRKTFHLGWSQGASGNQTYGIYIVQDEGKAARPTGASQTTADNSEGSKGVRYISMAPGVYSYNDIKS; from the exons ATGGGTATATATTCATCTAATGCCGATCACAACGATAAGATCGTCGTTGGGCCATACGATGATTCGAGGTATACAGCATCGTCTGGCTTGAGCTATGCCCGACAACCTTCAACACAACCTGCGAGTTCTACCTCACAATTAGTTTCTTCACCTCTTCTCTCGCCGCCTGTTGCCAGGGTATCGCCTGGTCCTTCGAGCCCGCGCAGCCGCAGCCCAGCAAGTCCTCGAAGCTTTCAGTCTCTCGACAGCCCCTCCAGTACTGGATTCCCTCTTAGTCCTTTCTATCCGCCATCACAAGAGAATCAGTTCCTTAACTCTCCAGTCAGCGATGGGTTCTACTCGCAGCGCATGTCGGGCGCAACTGATCCCCGATTCGCGACAAAAGCCCCCAACATGATGGAGATGGTTCTTGAGACGCCTTACTTCGACACCCCACCTCATACTCCAGGTGATACAAGTTTTCGAAGCACTGATGTTCTTGAACCAACCGAAGTTCCGCTCAACAATGGCTGGAGACCTTGGTGGTTGCGTCGAAGAGTTGTCAGCATCTTTATGGGAGTGTGCATAATGCTGGGTGTCATCGGCGAGGTGGTGATGTGGTGGCTCTCCCAAAAAGACGTCGATAGCAATCTCAAGGGTCTCTGGACTTTTGGGCCCGTTGTAG TTGTTTCAATCGTGGCTATACTATGGGCTAGAGTAGAAGCTCAAGCATTATTGTATATGCCGTGGATCGTCCTCGACCGGAAACCAACGACTGTTGACGAAACTCGACGCAAGCAAAGTCATCGGACTATTCTACTGGACTATCACAGCCTTGGGAGTTTCCAAGCACTAAACGCAGCATTCCATAATCGCCATCACCTTGTGGTTGCAGCTATTGCCATCAAATTCCTTCTTCGCGCTCAGATCGTTCTGTCGACTGCCGTCTTTCATGCTGAGATCCACGTCGATGGTACTTCTTTACTCCGTGCCCGGTTAGGTGTCCTCCATGCTATGGCAGGCActtttctcatcatctcTATGGCTCTTCTTCCTATGTTGTACCATGCTCCCTCACCTCGTGGAATTGCACCGCGAGATCCCACATCCCCTGCTGGAACTGCGACACTTCTCACAAGCAGCCATCAATTTCTCACCCGACTATCGAATACAGGACATGCAAACATGGACACTGTTGCTGCCAGGCTCGCAGGATCATGGTATACAACGGAGCTCACGCAACCTGGACGTCGACCAGAAGAGATGTTTCAGCTGAGGCAGCATGGTGGAGGCAGTGGCCCTCTGTGTATGAACCCTCCTAATGTATCGCCGGATACAATTGCGACTTATCGACCATGGACCCAGGGCACTCGTGCCAAGATCATCAGCATTGTTGCCTCTGTCGTGTTGATTGTTGGTGTATGCGTCATCTTTGGTCTGAAGGGCAAAGGTGAAGGCTTGGATGTCGATGATAGTATTTTCGTTGTCTGGACTTGCATACCTACCATCATCTTCGCTGCTATTGCTGTATTCTGGACTCGTATCGACATCGACAACCGACGCCTGGCCCCTTTTTTGAAGCTCACTACTACCAAGCATCGTTTTCAGGAGTCCCTAGGACTATCCTACATGAACGAATTTGGCCTCCATACAGCTGGAAAAGCTATGAAGACACAGGACTGGGCAGTCTTTCTTGCCAAATGCACGGCCATGCTTGGCTGGTTAATGCCAATTTTTACTGCAGGACTGTTTGCCGTTTCTCAAGTTGCGCAAACGGCCAACCTTGAGCTTCGACCAGAAACAACTTTTGCTTCTACAAGCAAGTCGTTGAGTTCCGCTGTTGATGGCGACATAATCGACCAGGTCCTCATACAGCAGACACCGAAGTACCCGAGATGGACTTGGGAAGACGTGGCCCTTCCAGAGCTTTCTTTAGTGAGCCACCCCAGCTCGTGGCCACTCCCAAATACTGAACTCGTGGCTAAAGTTCCCGGCCTCAGAAGTAAACTCAATTGCGAGACCGTATCTTTTGATCAAGGAGAGGGCGCAGATTTGCAATGTGTACCTTTGAGGGGATCGAAGAAACAAAGCATTTGTGGCGCGGACCAATCTCGCACTGCACTTGTTGCTTCATCCTGCTCACAACTTCCTTCCTCGTACCCAATCAAGTATGTTTGGGGTAGCTGTGCTGGTGATGGGTTGATATCGGTCATGATGTGCAATCAATCACTTGTTGAGGTAACCGTTGACACAACGTTTCGCACCGAGGATTTGTATATCAACACAAACGAAATCCCCATCGTCAATGCATCAAGCGAGCAGCCGTCAAATGTTAAAGCAGATATCACAAGCGTTTATGCAGCATTTGATGATGTTGGTGCTGATGACAAAAAGTTGATAGGACTAGACGGCTTCTTTCGCACTTTAGTGCTTTCAAGGCTACCAACTACACTAGAGCGCATTGTCATGCCCGAGAGACAAAATTCCGTCTCCCAGGCAATCCGCCAACTTCATGGGATTATAGCTGCGCAAGCCATCAACGGGGAATTGATACGACGCCCCTTGGCCAACAAGCTTCGTATTCGTGATGATTCTCAACCAATCATCCCAGCACATGTCGACTATGTTATCCCACGTTTGATGCAGGGCAATGTGCAAACTTTTGTCCTCATTGGCCTACTTGTATTTACACTTTTGTTTGGATTGTTGTCTCTCCGCACAGCATCGCGTGGTACTCTGCCAAAAAGCCCTGGAAGCATCGCCGCTCAAGCAAGTCTCCTCGCAGACTCGTCCTTGTGGTGGCGCCTCCCAGACGGAGCTGAATGgatggaagatgatgacTTGGCACGATGCCTGCGCCGAAAGACCTTCCATCTTGGATGGAGTCAAGGGGCTTCAGGAAACCAAACCTACGGCATTTATATCGTGCAAGATGAAGGCAAGGCCGCACGACCAACCGGCGCATCGCAAACAACCGCCGATAATAGTGAAGGATCAAAAGGCGTCCGATACATCAGCATGGCGCCTGGTGTATACTCATACAATGACATAAAATCATGA
- a CDS encoding hypothetical protein (BUSCO:41609at5125), with translation MHSHSGEFCPGHAKDQLEEIVKQAVSVGYKTIGFTEHMPRYDLRDLYPEELDDPQAALEALPPRHESYLIEAQRLRHEYASQIEILIGFEAEFIRSSCAAHVRKLAEHPIIDYFIGSVHYVHSMPIDYSKEIFLSAQRKSSRGTEESLYEDYYDLQYEMLTELKPRVVGHFDLIRLMSEDPERDPRQLKGVWERVLRNLALAKEQDGWLEVNSAALRKGLAEPYPGRQIAEEWIKMGGKFTFSDDSHGIAQVATNYARTVTYLESLGVKEVWTLKRSTHTGIEGSEKSVVEEVSVPLTEFRKNFP, from the exons ATGCACTCCCATTCGGGCGAGTTCTGCCCAGGTCATGCCAAAGACCAACTCGAAGAGATTGTAAAGCAAGCTGTCTCTGTTGGCTACAAGACCATTGGCTTCACAGAGCATATGCCGAGATACGACTTGCGTGATCTATATCCTGAAGAG CTCGACGACCCCCAGGCTGCACTGGAGGCCCTCCCACCTCGCCATGAGTCATATCTCATTGAGGCACAGCGTCTACGGCACGAGTATGCCTCGCAGATTGAAATCCTCATTGGATTCGAAGCCGAATTCATCCGGTCTAGCTGCGCGGCGCATGTTCGCAAACTGGCAGAACATCCCATTATCGATTACTTCATTGGCTCGGTACACTATGTCCACAGCATGCCGATTGACTATTCTAAGGAGATTTTCCTGTCTGCACAGAGAAAAAGTAGCCGGGGAACGGAAGAATCGCTCTACGAAGATTACTACGATTTGCAGTATGAGATGCTCACGGAGCTCAAGCCGCGGGTTGTGGGTCATTTCGATCTCATTAGATTGATGAGTGAAGATCCTGAGAGGGATCCCAGGCAGTTGAAGGGTGTTTGGGAGCGGGTCTTGAGGAACCTGGCACTCGCAAAAGAGCAGGATGGCTGGCTAGAGGTGAACAGTGCTGCGTTGCGAAAGGGTCTTGCAGAGCCATACCCTGGTAGACAAATTGCTGAG GAGTGGATCAAGATGGGCGGCAAGTTTACTTTCTCAGACGACAGTCACGGTATTGCCCAAGTTGCTACCAACTACGCTCGTACAGTCACTTATCTCGAGAGTCTTGGTGTCAAGGAAGTATGGACTCTCAAGAGATCAACTCACACCGGCATTGAGGGATCAGAGAAATCAGTCGTCGAGGAAGTCAGTGTACCTCTGACTGAATTCCGCAAGAACTTCCCCTAA